A genome region from Geoalkalibacter sp. includes the following:
- a CDS encoding pyrimidine 5'-nucleotidase yields MDVSIFDLDNTLYAPERELFSLIDLRINRYMREVVGIAADEVDGLRRAYWAQYGVTLGGLMHHYGIDPEDYLEYVHDVDVRQRLFPDPALRSALEALGGVKVVFTNGSRSHAERVLAALGLSDQFSAIFDIRIADYRPKPYVDPYQAVLRRLGVEAARCVMVEDSAPNLETAKTLGMKTVLVGHSVRAPYVDACVARAEQAAQLIGGWQ; encoded by the coding sequence ATGGACGTCAGCATCTTCGATCTCGACAACACCCTCTACGCGCCCGAGCGCGAGCTGTTTTCCCTCATCGATCTGCGCATCAACCGCTACATGCGCGAGGTGGTGGGAATTGCCGCGGACGAGGTCGATGGGTTGCGCCGCGCCTACTGGGCGCAATACGGGGTGACCCTGGGTGGGCTCATGCATCATTACGGCATCGATCCCGAGGATTATCTCGAGTATGTGCATGACGTCGACGTGCGGCAGCGCCTGTTTCCCGATCCCGCCTTGCGAAGTGCGCTGGAGGCCCTGGGCGGCGTCAAGGTGGTGTTCACCAACGGTTCGCGCAGCCATGCCGAACGGGTGCTGGCGGCCCTGGGGCTCTCCGATCAGTTCAGCGCCATCTTCGACATCCGCATCGCCGACTATCGCCCCAAGCCCTATGTCGATCCCTACCAGGCCGTTCTGCGGCGTCTGGGTGTCGAGGCGGCACGCTGTGTCATGGTGGAAGACAGCGCGCCCAACCTTGAGACCGCCAAGACCCTGGGGATGAAGACGGTGCTGGTGGGACATTCCGTGCGGGCGCCTTACGTGGATGCCTGCGTCGCCCGTGCCGAGCAGGCGGCGCAACTCATCGGCGGCTGGCAATGA
- the dtd gene encoding D-aminoacyl-tRNA deacylase, giving the protein MRAVVQRVAEARVEVDGQVVGAIGRGLLVLLGVGEGDGEQDLAYLAEKTAGLRIFEDEQGKMNLSVVDVGGAVLVVSQFTLYGDCRKGRRPSFTPAAAPREANRLYEEFILRLRAAGLKVATGVFQAHMRVSLCNEGPVTLLLDSRRGF; this is encoded by the coding sequence ATGAGGGCGGTGGTGCAGCGCGTCGCCGAGGCGCGCGTCGAGGTGGATGGTCAGGTGGTGGGCGCCATCGGCCGCGGCCTGCTGGTGCTGCTCGGGGTGGGCGAGGGCGACGGGGAGCAGGATCTGGCCTATCTGGCGGAGAAAACCGCCGGCTTGCGTATTTTTGAGGATGAACAGGGCAAGATGAATCTCTCCGTAGTCGATGTCGGCGGCGCCGTGCTGGTGGTGTCGCAGTTTACCCTCTACGGGGACTGCCGCAAGGGCCGCCGGCCCAGCTTCACCCCGGCCGCGGCGCCGCGGGAGGCCAATCGTCTCTACGAGGAATTCATCCTGCGCCTGCGGGCCGCGGGGCTCAAGGTCGCGACCGGCGTGTTTCAGGCGCACATGCGGGTGTCCCTGTGCAACGAAGGGCCTGTCACCTTGCTGCTCGACAGTCGTCGGGGGTTCTGA
- the yjgA gene encoding ribosome biogenesis factor YjgA, producing MEDFREAPPSRGAAKRRAQQIEELAWQALELAESEVRRLGWDETLLAELRLARQARAHGARRRQTKHLAALLRREEEAAAALEQLLVARQGRRQAQVEDFHQLERLRDRLCAAETLDEALHEALRLFPACDAEGLAALALNFQQSGDRRPYREIFRVLRAAAERGRA from the coding sequence ATGGAAGATTTTCGCGAGGCGCCACCCAGTCGCGGCGCCGCCAAGCGCCGCGCGCAGCAGATCGAGGAGCTTGCCTGGCAGGCACTGGAACTCGCCGAGAGCGAGGTGCGGCGCCTAGGGTGGGACGAAACCCTGCTGGCCGAATTGCGCCTGGCGCGTCAGGCGCGTGCTCACGGCGCGCGGCGGCGTCAGACCAAGCATCTGGCGGCGCTCTTGCGGCGCGAGGAGGAGGCCGCCGCCGCCCTGGAGCAACTGCTGGTCGCGCGCCAGGGGCGGCGCCAGGCCCAGGTGGAGGATTTTCACCAGTTGGAGCGGCTGCGTGACCGGCTGTGCGCCGCCGAAACCCTGGATGAGGCGCTGCACGAGGCTTTGCGGCTGTTTCCGGCCTGCGACGCCGAGGGGCTGGCGGCACTTGCCCTGAACTTTCAGCAAAGTGGCGACCGGCGGCCTTACCGCGAAATTTTTCGTGTGTTGCGTGCCGCCGCCGAGCGCGGTCGAGCCTAG
- the trxA gene encoding thioredoxin gives MASDKVVQLTDDSFEGEVLKSSTPVLVDFWASWCAPCKAISPVVDGLAAEYEGRVKIAKLNVDENPATPGQYGVRGIPTLILFKDGQVVDQVVGAVPKNQLEGLIKKAL, from the coding sequence ATGGCAAGTGACAAGGTCGTGCAGTTGACGGATGATTCGTTTGAGGGCGAGGTTCTGAAATCGTCCACGCCGGTGCTGGTTGATTTCTGGGCCTCCTGGTGCGCCCCGTGCAAAGCCATCAGTCCGGTGGTCGACGGTCTGGCCGCCGAATACGAAGGTCGAGTCAAGATCGCCAAGCTCAACGTCGACGAAAACCCCGCCACCCCCGGGCAGTACGGCGTGCGCGGCATTCCCACGCTGATTCTGTTCAAGGACGGCCAGGTCGTCGATCAGGTGGTCGGCGCGGTGCCGAAAAATCAGCTGGAAGGGCTGATCAAGAAAGCGCTCTGA
- a CDS encoding D-sedoheptulose-7-phosphate isomerase: MIQERITQSLQEHQSVLEDTLGRHGEDLARLAACLVEVFHQGGRLIVLGSGQFAAVADLVASLFNFRLSLERPLLPVLSLSQDALLALALARDGRFEQYFVRQLRVLGGGGDVVLALCGSSPDPAVAEALVLARQNGSRVAVLFQGRQEDYAGETPDYLLSVESDSPACALEAFLFCGRTICQLVEAELFGL, translated from the coding sequence ATGATCCAGGAGCGCATCACCCAGTCGTTGCAGGAGCACCAGAGCGTGCTGGAGGACACTCTGGGCCGGCACGGCGAGGATCTCGCGCGGCTCGCTGCCTGCCTCGTCGAGGTTTTTCACCAGGGCGGCCGGCTGATAGTGCTGGGCAGCGGTCAGTTCGCGGCCGTGGCCGATCTGGTGGCGAGCCTGTTCAATTTTCGCCTGTCCCTGGAGCGGCCCCTGCTGCCGGTGCTCTCCCTGAGTCAGGATGCCCTGCTGGCCCTGGCCCTGGCGCGCGACGGGCGCTTCGAGCAATATTTTGTCCGTCAGCTGCGGGTTCTGGGCGGCGGCGGCGATGTGGTGCTCGCGCTCTGCGGCTCTTCCCCCGACCCGGCGGTTGCCGAGGCCCTCGTTCTGGCGCGACAGAACGGCAGTCGCGTCGCGGTGCTCTTTCAGGGTCGGCAGGAAGATTATGCCGGCGAGACTCCGGATTATTTGCTGAGCGTCGAAAGCGACTCCCCGGCCTGCGCCCTGGAGGCCTTTTTGTTTTGCGGCCGGACGATCTGTCAACTGGTGGAGGCCGAACTCTTTGGTCTCTGA
- a CDS encoding precorrin-2 dehydrogenase/sirohydrochlorin ferrochelatase family protein, whose product MAEYPLALRLAGRLCVVVGGGAVGRRKVAGLLAAGARVRVVDPRAQTLDAGVEVELVPRAWRAEDLTGAFLVFAATDDAALNARIVAAARSAGALAQAVDDPQNGDFHLPAVLRRGALTLAVFTGGRSPALAAAVRDRLAREFGVEWARVVEIAAALRQKRLTGAEANSYNYNILQKLLAGGLVELAARGEFAAIEELLARVTGESICLERLGIELPKGLK is encoded by the coding sequence ATGGCGGAATATCCTCTGGCCCTGCGGCTCGCGGGGCGTCTGTGCGTGGTCGTCGGCGGCGGCGCGGTGGGGCGGCGCAAGGTTGCCGGCCTTTTGGCCGCCGGGGCGCGGGTGCGGGTGGTCGATCCGCGGGCCCAAACCCTGGATGCGGGGGTGGAGGTCGAGCTGGTGCCCCGCGCCTGGCGTGCCGAGGATCTGACGGGAGCCTTTCTGGTGTTTGCCGCCACGGATGACGCGGCACTCAATGCCCGGATCGTCGCGGCGGCACGCTCCGCGGGGGCCCTCGCCCAGGCGGTGGACGATCCGCAAAACGGCGATTTTCACCTGCCGGCCGTGCTGCGCCGCGGTGCTCTGACCCTGGCGGTGTTTACCGGCGGCCGCAGTCCCGCCCTGGCGGCGGCGGTGCGTGATCGCCTGGCGCGGGAGTTCGGCGTCGAGTGGGCGCGGGTGGTGGAGATTGCCGCGGCCCTGCGTCAAAAGCGGTTGACAGGCGCGGAGGCAAACTCCTACAATTACAATATTTTGCAGAAATTACTGGCGGGTGGTCTAGTGGAGTTGGCGGCGCGGGGGGAGTTCGCCGCCATCGAGGAACTGCTGGCGCGGGTCACGGGGGAAAGCATCTGTCTTGAACGCCTGGGAATCGAATTGCCGAAAGGGCTGAAATGA
- the ccsB gene encoding c-type cytochrome biogenesis protein CcsB, giving the protein MSANILLFKCALLIYLAATVLYLGDIVFRRAHLGKAARWVLIGGFVVHSAVLVGRFIAAGHTPVTNLHESLSFSAWTLVGIYLLFDARYRLAVIGAFITPLALILMFFGGATFTGVGEINPILRSWWFPVHVLLAFLGNAMFTLAFAVSVMYLLQERMLKNKKLSGLFYRLPALSTLDEINYKCLTFGFPLMTMGIITGAVWANSAWGGYWRWDPKETWALITWFLYAALLHGRLTAGWRGRRAAIFSIIGFLCLLFSYLGVNFLLPTEHDFK; this is encoded by the coding sequence ATGAGCGCCAACATTCTCCTCTTCAAGTGCGCCCTGCTCATTTATCTGGCGGCCACCGTCCTTTATCTCGGCGACATCGTTTTTCGCCGCGCGCACTTGGGCAAGGCGGCGCGCTGGGTGCTGATCGGCGGCTTCGTCGTGCACAGCGCGGTTCTGGTGGGACGCTTCATCGCGGCGGGGCACACGCCGGTGACCAATCTGCATGAATCCCTGTCCTTTTCCGCCTGGACCCTGGTCGGAATCTATCTGCTCTTCGACGCCCGCTACCGGCTGGCGGTGATCGGCGCCTTCATCACGCCCCTGGCGCTGATTCTCATGTTCTTCGGCGGCGCCACCTTCACCGGCGTCGGCGAAATCAACCCGATTCTGCGCAGTTGGTGGTTTCCGGTGCATGTGCTGCTGGCCTTTCTCGGCAACGCCATGTTCACCCTGGCCTTCGCCGTGAGCGTGATGTACCTGCTGCAGGAGCGCATGCTCAAGAACAAGAAGCTCTCCGGGCTCTTCTATCGCCTGCCGGCCCTGAGCACTCTCGATGAAATCAACTACAAGTGTCTGACCTTCGGTTTTCCGCTGATGACCATGGGCATCATCACCGGTGCGGTCTGGGCCAATTCGGCCTGGGGCGGCTACTGGCGCTGGGATCCCAAGGAGACCTGGGCGCTGATCACCTGGTTTCTTTACGCCGCCCTCTTGCACGGACGCCTCACGGCGGGCTGGCGCGGCCGGCGCGCGGCTATTTTTTCCATTATCGGCTTTCTCTGTCTGCTCTTCAGCTACCTGGGAGTCAACTTCCTGCTCCCCACCGAGCATGATTTCAAATAA
- the hemA gene encoding glutamyl-tRNA reductase, whose amino-acid sequence MNILVVGLSHKTAPVEIREKVAFAPTAMEKPLRRMLALPAVTEGVIVSTCNRVELYATSRDVEAATAQLKRFLAEYHGLAADVLAPHLYDLSGPDAIRHVFRVASSLDSMVIGEPQILGQIKTAYGYACDYKTSGVILNRFLHKAFSVAKRVRTETQIASNAVSVSFAAVELARKIFDTLTDKTVLLIGAGEMCELAARHFVTNGVAQVLVTNRTYERAVKLAQEFNGKPILFENFADNLHRVDIVLASTGAPNYVLHQRQVEEVIKQRRHKPMFFIDIAVPRDIDPKINDIDNCYLYDVDDLQGVVQSNLKERQKEAKKAEAIVEEEIGQFHQWMSGLDVVPTIVALRKRFDEIRQAELEKTFANLKDLNGKERQAIEAMAQAIINKALHQPITVLKSAQNNAAGDNYVEALRTLFNLPVVGAENPATDSAKADDM is encoded by the coding sequence ATGAATATCCTCGTTGTGGGGCTCAGTCATAAGACCGCCCCCGTTGAAATCCGCGAAAAAGTGGCGTTCGCGCCGACCGCCATGGAAAAGCCCCTGCGACGGATGCTGGCGCTTCCCGCGGTCACCGAAGGGGTGATCGTGTCCACCTGCAACCGCGTGGAGCTCTACGCCACCAGCCGCGACGTGGAAGCCGCGACGGCGCAGCTCAAGCGCTTTCTGGCCGAGTATCACGGCCTGGCCGCCGACGTCCTGGCACCGCACCTCTATGACCTGTCCGGGCCTGATGCCATTCGCCACGTGTTTCGCGTCGCGTCGAGCCTCGATTCCATGGTCATCGGCGAGCCGCAGATCCTCGGCCAGATCAAGACCGCCTACGGCTATGCCTGCGACTACAAGACCTCCGGAGTGATCCTCAACCGCTTCCTGCACAAGGCCTTCTCCGTGGCCAAGCGGGTGCGCACCGAGACCCAGATCGCCAGCAACGCCGTATCGGTGTCCTTCGCCGCGGTGGAACTGGCGCGCAAGATCTTCGATACCCTGACGGACAAGACGGTGCTGCTCATCGGCGCGGGCGAGATGTGCGAGTTGGCCGCGCGCCACTTCGTCACCAACGGCGTCGCCCAGGTGCTGGTCACCAACCGCACCTACGAGCGCGCGGTGAAACTTGCGCAGGAATTCAACGGCAAGCCGATCCTCTTCGAGAATTTCGCCGACAACCTGCATCGCGTGGACATCGTGCTTGCCTCCACCGGCGCGCCCAACTACGTGCTCCACCAGCGCCAGGTGGAGGAGGTCATCAAGCAGCGCCGCCACAAGCCCATGTTCTTCATCGACATCGCCGTGCCGCGCGACATCGACCCCAAGATCAACGACATCGACAACTGCTATCTCTACGATGTCGACGATTTGCAGGGGGTGGTGCAGTCCAACCTCAAGGAGCGGCAGAAGGAGGCCAAGAAGGCCGAGGCCATCGTCGAGGAGGAAATCGGTCAGTTTCACCAGTGGATGAGCGGCCTCGACGTGGTGCCGACCATCGTCGCCCTGCGCAAGCGCTTTGATGAGATCCGCCAGGCCGAGCTGGAGAAAACCTTCGCCAATCTCAAGGATCTCAACGGCAAGGAGCGCCAGGCCATCGAAGCCATGGCCCAGGCCATCATCAACAAGGCCCTGCACCAGCCCATCACCGTGCTGAAAAGCGCGCAGAACAACGCCGCCGGCGACAATTACGTCGAGGCGCTGCGCACTCTGTTCAATCTGCCGGTGGTTGGTGCCGAGAATCCCGCGACCGATTCCGCCAAGGCCGATGACATGTAG
- the hemC gene encoding hydroxymethylbilane synthase translates to MSKKILRIGTRASQLALWQANWVKSCLEQRYPDLEVTLTKIKTQGDKILDVPLAMVGGKGLFVKEIEEAMLRGEVDVAVHSMKDVPTIFPEGLSLRCITEREDPRDIVILRPGVAGWRDLPQGARVGTSSLRRKSQMLHERPDLRMLDIRGNVETRIRKLTEEDLDAVVLAAAGMKRLGFAGQISEYLEPSVMLPAIGQGALGLESRTDDAEINALIDFFNHPATAWAVKAERALLRHLEGGCQVPIAAFGTVEGDQVRLTGLVASCDGQKFLKKTLSAPVDQAEQLGVSLARDLLLMGADQILNEVYQHETFNATREDV, encoded by the coding sequence ATGAGCAAGAAAATTCTGCGGATCGGCACCCGCGCCAGCCAGCTGGCCCTGTGGCAGGCCAACTGGGTCAAGAGCTGTCTTGAGCAGCGCTATCCCGATCTGGAAGTGACCCTGACCAAGATCAAGACCCAGGGCGACAAGATTCTCGACGTGCCCCTCGCCATGGTCGGCGGCAAGGGCCTGTTCGTCAAGGAAATCGAAGAAGCCATGCTGCGCGGCGAGGTGGATGTCGCCGTGCACTCCATGAAGGACGTGCCGACGATCTTTCCCGAGGGGCTCTCCCTGCGCTGCATCACCGAGCGCGAGGATCCGCGCGACATTGTCATCCTGCGCCCCGGCGTCGCCGGCTGGCGCGATCTGCCCCAGGGCGCGCGGGTCGGTACCTCGTCCCTGCGGCGCAAGTCGCAGATGCTGCATGAGCGCCCCGATTTGCGCATGCTCGATATCCGCGGCAACGTGGAGACGCGCATCCGCAAGCTCACCGAGGAGGATCTCGATGCCGTGGTGCTGGCCGCCGCCGGCATGAAGCGGCTGGGCTTTGCCGGACAGATCAGCGAATATCTGGAACCGTCCGTAATGCTGCCCGCCATCGGCCAAGGAGCCTTGGGCCTGGAGAGCCGCACGGACGATGCGGAGATCAACGCCCTCATCGATTTCTTCAACCATCCCGCCACCGCCTGGGCGGTCAAGGCCGAGCGCGCCCTGCTGCGGCACCTTGAGGGCGGCTGTCAGGTGCCCATCGCCGCCTTCGGCACGGTGGAGGGCGATCAGGTGCGGCTCACCGGCCTGGTGGCGAGCTGCGACGGGCAAAAATTCCTGAAAAAAACCCTCAGCGCGCCCGTCGACCAGGCCGAGCAGCTCGGCGTGTCCCTGGCCCGGGATCTGCTGCTCATGGGCGCCGACCAGATTCTCAACGAGGTCTATCAGCACGAAACCTTCAACGCCACCCGCGAAGACGTCTGA
- the cobA gene encoding uroporphyrinogen-III C-methyltransferase yields MTPVGRVYLVGAGPGDPGLITVRGRDCLRRAEVVVYDYLANPRLLDEAPPAAERIYVGKTRGLHHRPQEEINRLLAERAKQGKTVVRLKGGDPYVFGRGGEEALYLREQGIAFEVVPGVTAGFAAAAYAGIPLTHRDYTTSLGLLTGHENPEKKMSSLDWEKLATGVGTLVFYMGMANLELIARELVRHGRAPETPVAIVRWATTPRQRTLCGTLADIVAKVEAARFKPPAVIIVGEVVALRAHLAWFEQRPLFGRRLLSTRSAEQAGVFQELLEAQGAEVVSVPTIATLAPLDWQGVDEGIAALARTDYLILTSANAVRFFLERLRARGRDLRALAGVKIVAVGPKTAAALAAQGLTADLVPENYQAEGVVKLLGGLGVTGKRVFYPHAELARDLIPRELRALGAEVQDPVLYRTVLPERGGEELRRLLEDRRLDGVIFTASSTVENFVRMLGEDAASLLSGVAVASIGPPTTATARKLGLRVDIEPSASTLEDLAAALGDYFRDKPLRFAQD; encoded by the coding sequence ATGACGCCAGTCGGCAGGGTCTATCTGGTGGGCGCCGGTCCCGGCGACCCGGGACTGATCACGGTGCGCGGCCGCGACTGCCTGCGGCGCGCCGAGGTGGTGGTCTACGACTATCTGGCCAATCCGCGCCTGCTGGACGAGGCGCCGCCCGCGGCCGAGCGCATCTACGTCGGCAAGACGCGCGGCCTGCATCACCGTCCCCAGGAAGAGATCAACCGGCTGCTCGCCGAGCGGGCCAAGCAAGGCAAGACGGTGGTGCGCCTCAAGGGTGGGGATCCCTACGTGTTCGGGCGCGGCGGCGAAGAGGCGCTCTACCTGCGCGAACAGGGCATCGCCTTCGAGGTGGTGCCTGGGGTGACGGCGGGCTTCGCGGCCGCCGCCTACGCGGGCATACCCCTCACCCATCGCGACTATACCACCAGTCTCGGCCTGCTGACGGGACATGAGAACCCCGAAAAAAAGATGTCCTCCCTCGACTGGGAAAAGCTCGCCACCGGAGTCGGCACCCTGGTGTTCTACATGGGCATGGCCAACCTCGAGTTGATCGCGCGCGAGTTGGTGCGCCACGGCCGCGCGCCCGAAACTCCGGTGGCCATCGTGCGCTGGGCGACCACCCCGCGCCAGCGCACCCTGTGCGGTACCCTGGCCGACATCGTCGCCAAGGTCGAGGCCGCGCGCTTCAAGCCGCCGGCGGTGATCATCGTCGGCGAGGTGGTGGCGTTGCGCGCCCATCTCGCCTGGTTCGAGCAGCGCCCCCTGTTCGGCCGGCGTCTGCTGTCGACGCGCAGCGCCGAGCAGGCCGGGGTGTTTCAGGAGTTGCTGGAAGCCCAGGGCGCCGAGGTGGTCTCGGTGCCGACCATCGCCACCCTCGCCCCCCTGGATTGGCAGGGGGTGGACGAGGGTATCGCCGCCCTGGCGCGGACTGATTATCTGATTCTCACCTCGGCCAACGCGGTGCGGTTTTTCCTGGAGCGGCTGCGCGCCCGCGGCCGCGATCTGCGCGCCCTGGCCGGGGTGAAGATCGTCGCCGTGGGCCCCAAGACCGCCGCCGCCCTCGCCGCGCAGGGCCTCACCGCCGATCTGGTGCCCGAAAACTATCAGGCCGAAGGGGTGGTGAAACTGCTCGGCGGGCTCGGCGTGACGGGCAAGCGCGTGTTCTATCCCCATGCAGAACTGGCGCGCGATCTCATTCCCCGCGAATTGCGCGCCCTGGGCGCCGAGGTTCAGGATCCGGTGCTCTACCGCACGGTTCTTCCCGAGCGCGGCGGCGAGGAATTGCGCCGTCTCTTGGAAGATCGTCGTCTGGATGGGGTGATCTTCACCGCCTCATCCACCGTCGAGAATTTCGTCCGCATGCTGGGCGAGGACGCCGCCTCATTGCTCTCCGGCGTGGCGGTTGCCTCCATCGGGCCACCCACCACCGCCACCGCGCGCAAGCTCGGCCTGAGGGTCGACATCGAGCCGTCCGCCTCCACGTTGGAGGATCTGGCCGCCGCCCTCGGCGATTATTTTCGCGACAAGCCCTTGCGCTTCGCGCAGGACTGA
- the hemB gene encoding porphobilinogen synthase, whose protein sequence is MFFPEYRARRLRRNDNLRRMVRETQLRVEDLIYPMFSAFGTGIRKEIASMPGIHQQSIEHIVAEAQEVRELGIPAVILFGIPEAKDAVGQDAYSESGIIQQTIRALKQAVPELTVITDVCLCEYTDHGHCGVIKDGDVDNDATLQLLAAEALSHARAGADIVAPSDMMDGRVAAIRELLDANGFNQIPVMSYAVKYASAYYGPFRDAAESTPQFGDRRSYQMDPANRREALREAALDVQECADFLMVKPALAYLDILRDLRERFDLPLVAYNVSGEYSMIKAAAANGWIDHDRVMLETLLGMKRAGADLIITYHAKEAARLLKG, encoded by the coding sequence ATGTTTTTTCCCGAATACCGTGCGCGGCGTCTGCGCCGCAACGACAATCTGCGGCGCATGGTGCGTGAGACCCAGCTGCGCGTCGAGGATCTGATTTATCCCATGTTCAGCGCCTTCGGCACGGGCATCCGCAAGGAGATCGCCTCCATGCCGGGCATCCACCAGCAATCCATCGAGCACATCGTCGCCGAGGCCCAGGAGGTGCGCGAGCTCGGCATCCCGGCGGTGATCCTGTTCGGCATCCCCGAAGCCAAGGACGCCGTGGGTCAGGACGCCTACAGCGAATCGGGCATCATTCAGCAAACCATTCGCGCCCTCAAGCAGGCGGTGCCCGAACTCACGGTGATCACCGATGTGTGCTTGTGCGAATACACCGATCACGGCCACTGCGGCGTCATCAAGGACGGCGATGTGGACAACGACGCCACCTTGCAGCTGCTGGCCGCCGAGGCCCTTTCCCATGCGCGCGCCGGCGCCGACATCGTGGCGCCCTCGGATATGATGGACGGGCGGGTGGCGGCGATCCGCGAGCTGCTCGACGCCAACGGCTTCAACCAGATTCCGGTGATGAGCTACGCGGTGAAATACGCCAGCGCCTATTACGGGCCCTTTCGCGACGCCGCCGAGTCGACGCCTCAGTTCGGCGATCGGCGCTCCTACCAGATGGATCCGGCCAACCGCCGCGAGGCCCTGCGCGAGGCGGCCCTCGATGTGCAGGAATGCGCCGATTTCCTCATGGTCAAGCCGGCCCTGGCCTATCTCGACATCCTGCGCGATCTGCGCGAGCGCTTCGATTTGCCCCTGGTGGCCTACAACGTCTCCGGCGAGTATTCCATGATCAAGGCCGCGGCCGCCAACGGCTGGATCGATCATGACCGGGTGATGCTGGAAACGCTCCTCGGCATGAAGCGCGCCGGCGCCGATCTGATCATCACCTACCACGCCAAGGAAGCGGCGCGCTTGCTGAAAGGTTAG
- a CDS encoding DUF2270 domain-containing protein, whose protein sequence is MSQDSASGDKLTRGETITALVHYYRAEVTRSLAWRTRLDRTTNWAVGTTAAFLGFGFSHPEITHAFFLFGIAIAYILLFVEARRYRFYDAYEYRVRLLNQNFIYGVLTSRLRLEEGAYWLAELASDLRYPQYKMDRVHALGRRIYSNYIYLFLVLIAGWLLKIKLHPLSADNWEQYLRQAALGAIPGWLVLSFIGLFFLHLLVFLVIGRRKRGGRDIFFSPSGSGQDTKSSLEET, encoded by the coding sequence ATGTCCCAGGATTCCGCAAGCGGCGACAAGCTCACGCGCGGCGAAACCATCACCGCCCTGGTGCATTACTACCGGGCCGAGGTGACGCGCAGCCTCGCCTGGCGCACGCGCCTCGATCGCACCACCAACTGGGCGGTGGGGACCACGGCGGCCTTTCTCGGCTTTGGTTTTTCCCACCCGGAGATCACTCATGCCTTTTTTCTCTTCGGCATCGCCATCGCCTACATCCTGCTGTTCGTCGAGGCGCGCCGCTACCGCTTCTACGACGCCTACGAATACCGGGTGCGGCTGCTCAACCAGAATTTCATCTACGGCGTGCTGACCAGCCGCCTGCGCCTGGAGGAGGGCGCCTACTGGCTGGCCGAGCTGGCTTCGGACCTGCGCTATCCCCAGTACAAGATGGACCGGGTCCATGCCCTGGGGCGGCGCATCTACTCCAATTACATCTATCTGTTCCTGGTGCTCATCGCCGGCTGGCTGCTCAAGATCAAGCTGCATCCGCTCAGCGCCGACAACTGGGAGCAGTATCTGCGCCAAGCCGCCCTGGGCGCGATCCCCGGTTGGCTGGTGCTGTCGTTCATCGGCCTGTTTTTCCTGCATCTGCTGGTGTTTCTCGTCATCGGTCGGCGCAAGCGCGGCGGGCGCGACATCTTTTTCTCGCCCTCCGGAAGCGGGCAGGACACCAAGAGCAGCCTTGAAGAAACCTGA